ttggcgttttggacTCGATAgattgctgaaaaatctcccgataGCGTTATGAAAACGCCAGTGAATCGCTGTATTCCTTACCTCGTTGGCGTGCTGTCGGCCATTACGGTCGAAAAGCGTTCCAAAAAGAAAGAGTTAATGCGCAAGCGCCAAATTAACTCTCTTCCGGCGACAATCGGCGTAACCGCGCCCATATGGGCCCTCTACATTGaaagatggtggcttgcttaccgCGCTCCAAGAGGTGCTTTGTCCCCTCCCAACTTGTTgtctatgttttgaagatgacgtaggGAGTTTTGTAGTCTTGGTGCTATGAAACAAACAGTACGCATTACACAGACAATaaaagtttgtattttattttgttatatgaTTGCTTGTGCGTGGCGAAGACGAAAGTAGTGCGCAGTTTAGAGGGATCATTGGCGATGATAGCTATTTCTAATTTGAACAATCATACTTTGCCAAAGAGGTAGACTCTATATTGTGTAGTACATTTTGTGACCAGCAGATAGAGCGGCCTCCTCACATGGTTATTTCCCTCCGTTAAATTCCTCCAAAGAAATCCATCACATAGTCGTTTCTGTACcaggaaaaaaagccaatggattattttttttgtcatttgttattGCTCTTTGTGAGACCACTATTTTATCACATATAACGTCTATTTTCCACCGTCACTAATCCATTCTCAGTGCCATTTGTCTTAACAGGCTctcatttttgaagcattttaacGCAGCTCGCAGAGATCAATAGCAAATGCGGATGTATTTGGTGCAGAAAGCACATTTGGCAGTGGGGATTCCGTGGGTATTTCCTCAATGGGGGAAGCTGACGGCTACAAATAACCCAGGACGCGTCATGCGACTTGtttactcgttttttttttttttttttttttgttatgacttAGACGCCAGTGTCAATTCTCGGAGCAAAGATATGAAGTGACCCCGCCCAACTTCGGGAGGCTTGGCCGCCTGGCAGACTCTTGAAAAGGCGCACTTTGCCCCCCGAGAGCATCGGgacaaggaaggaaggaaggaaccAGCACGGGAAATTCTACATGCCCCTCCGATCCGATACTTTGAGCGAGACCGGAATGAAGTCGCCCAAGTTAGTGCGCAAAGGTACGTCAAGTCGACTATAGGCACGTTTTGTTTTGCCCTGGCTTAAAttgactttgacttttttgAGAGCAGCCAAGTTGGCAGTGGACGTGGACGGCCTGGACGACGTACTGTGCGAGTTCGACGCCGTGATGGAGGACCTGAGCTCCCCGCTGGAGAAGCGTCACTTTCGCTACGACGAGCACCTGCGCCTCGCTAAAAGACGAAGCAGCGCCAGCGTCAGCGACATCGACACCGACACTGAcggtcagaaaaaaagccttactatactatgtcgtttttttacgaaaaaaaagcttcagtatacatggtcattttttgaagtaaaaaagccttactgtacctGGTCATTTGAAGAAGGGCATTTCCCAACCTGAAAAGAGAGAAATGACAAAcgttacacacaaaaacttgAAACGTTTCTACACAAGATGTAAACATTTGAGGTCATTCTGACAAAAAAACGCAACGGGGTCAAACATTTCGAAAGACGCCCAGAAAGGTCCCATGATGATGATTTCTCCTAAGCGTGGCCTtacgtctgtctgtgtgtctacTCCATCAGGCGCCGACTCGCTGGGGCGAAGCAGCCCGAGTTCAAGCCCGAGTGACGAGAGACTCCATTCGCCCAGCCCCTTCTCCCCCAAACGTGAGCAATTAATACCAGAGAGATCTATTGTCATTGGAGGGTTAAAATAGGTGCTTAAAGCAGACCTAAAACTTCAAGGCCACAAGTCCggcaacgttttttttttgtgaaaaaaggaAGTAagtccctgttttttttccccacagccaaAATGGGCGACACCAAAGAACTAGAGGACTTCATCGCCGACTTGGACAAGACGTTAGAAAGTAAGTAAGCAAGCCGGCGGCCATTCCGAGCCCGTTTACCAGGGTAGCCACTCAACTCACGCTTTCTTTTCCCATCCGCCCACAGACATGTGACGCCAATGCTCCTCTCGGATCACGGCGCCCAAAGCTAGACGGGAGACGGGAGCCCCCCCCCTGTCGTGACCCCTGTGACCCCCACCCCCAAGTCAACCGTCCAAAGGATACGTAGCGGACACCTAGCCGGCGACAGAGCCTGTCCGTTGGGGTGATTGA
Above is a window of Stigmatopora nigra isolate UIUO_SnigA chromosome 11, RoL_Snig_1.1, whole genome shotgun sequence DNA encoding:
- the rgcc gene encoding regulator of cell cycle RGCC gives rise to the protein MPLRSDTLSETGMKSPKLVRKAKLAVDVDGLDDVLCEFDAVMEDLSSPLEKRHFRYDEHLRLAKRRSSASVSDIDTDTDGADSLGRSSPSSSPSDERLHSPSPFSPKPKMGDTKELEDFIADLDKTLENM